The Aminipila terrae nucleotide sequence ATATCTGAATCTGCCAGAGTCCCAGTTGATTGATCTGGGGGCATGTGCCGTGTTACATGACAATGCATTAACGGAGTACATTCAGTCTGAGTATATTAAAGGAATTAATATTTACGAAGAAAAACAATATTTTAATAAAGGGACACACTGTATGATGGGGGAAAGAAACCTGAAGAAACTTCCCCTGTGCAGGGAAGCTCAAAATGCTATTATGTACCATCATGAAAATGCTGATGGAAGTGGACCTTTTGGAAAAACGGCGGAAGAGACTCCATTGTTTGCACAGTTTATACATATGGCTGATCAGATAGATGCCAATTGGGACTTAAGCATGATTAGTGAAGAAAAGTATGAGAAGCTTATGCAGTTTATTGCTGAAAATAAAAGCATTCTTTTTCCGAAAAATGTGTGGACACGTTTCAGGGGGCCATCAACTATAAAGAAATAGCTAACCTTCAAGATGAAAAAATAGAGGGATTTTTAGGGGCATCTCTTAAAAATACGGAGAGGGATTATTCAGAAAGGGAAATAAAAGATTTTGGTGAATTTTTTGCAAACATTATAGATTATAAATCTAAATTTACTAGAAAACATTCTTTGGGTATTGCAGAAAAAGCTGCCTATATGGCAAAATATTATGGCTACGATGATATGGATGTGGCAAAAATGTTTTTGACCGGAGCCGTTCATGATATTGGCAAATTAGTTGTTGATAAAGATATTCTGGAAAAACCCGATAAGCTTACAGAACAGGAATACAAACATATTCAGAACCATGCGTATTATACATATGAAATCTTACGAAAAGTGAAAGGTCTGGAAGATATAACAAAGTGGGCTGCCCATCATCATGAAAAACTGAATGGGAAGGGGTATCCTTTTGGAAAAACTGCTGACCAGCTGGGATTCAATGAACGTCTTATGGCTTGCCTGGATGTTTATCAGGCCCTGACAGAAGAACGTCCTTATAAAAAAGGATTCTCCCACGAAAAATCTATGGAGATTTTAAGGAAGATGGTGGAAGACGGGAGCTTAGATGGCAGCATTGTTGAAGATATTGGAAAAGTTTATGGTAATTGTTCAATAAAAAATTCTTAAAATAGGTGAACCATAAAATAGTTTATGGTATAATGTTGAGGATATCGGTAAGGTATCCTCAATTTTTATACAAGGAGAAAAATATGGAGCCTAAATATAAAAGAGTTCTTATAAAAGTAAGTGGGGAAGCACTTGCGGGACCAGATAAATTTGGCATATCCGATGAAATGTTACTTGGAGTTGCCGCACAGGTAAAAGAGATTCATGATTTGGGAGTTCAGATTGCTATTGTAGTCGGAGGCGGAAACTTTTGGAGAGGCAGAACTGGTCAGAGCATAGACAGAGCAACTGCTGATTATATGGGAATGCTGGCAACCACAATGAATGCGATGGCACTTCAGGATGCTTTTGAAAAACAGGGATTGCCTGTTGTGGTGCAGACAGCTATTGCGATGACACAAATAGCAGAACCGTATAACAGAAAGAAAGCAATCAAATATTTAGAGGAAAACAATATTGTTATTTTTGGAACGGGAACGGGAAGCCCTTTCTTTTCAACAGATACGACATCTGCTCTAAGGGCTGCTGAAATAGATGCAGATGTGATTCTTTTAGCCAAAAAGGTTGATGCAGTATATTCTGCAGATCCTGAAAAGGATCCCAATGCAGTAAAATATGAACAGCTCACTCACAAAGAAGTTGTTGAAAAAGAACTTGGAGTGATGGATATTACAGCCGCTACCCTGTGTATGGAAAATAATATTGCCATACATGTATTTGGTGTAGCAGAAAAGGGAAACATGTTAAAAGCCGTAAATGGTGAAAAAATAGGCACGATTGTAAAATAAAGTTTAAAAGAGTGTAGGAGGAGAATGAATTATGAGTATGAATGTGCAGGAAGTCCTTGAACAGAAAATGTCTAAAACTATTTCTGTTTTAAAGGAAGAGTTAAACACAGTGAGAGCAGGAAGAGCCAACCCAGCCTTATTGGATAAGGTTATGGTAGATTATTATGGAAGCCCAACACCGCTTAAGAATCTAGCCAATATCTCTGCTCCAGAACCAAGAACTTTATTAATTACACCTTTTGATCAAAAATCAATTTCGGATGTTGAAAAGGCTATCAATAATGCTAATCTTGGAATGGCACCTTCAAACGACGGGAAAGTGATAAGACTGGCAGTACCGCAGCTTACAGAAGAAAGAAGAAAAGAATTGTCCAAATCTGTAAAGAAGTATGGTGAAGATGCAAAAGTTGCTGTAAGAAACGAGAGAAGAGATGCCAACGAGGAACTGAAGAAACTGGAAAAATCAGGCGAAATAACAGAAGATGACTTAAAGAAACAGCTGGATCAGATTCAGAAGAAAATTGATAAAGCAGTGAAAGATATTGATGATATCATTGCTGCAAAAGAGAAAGAAATCTTAGAAGTTTAATATGATTTTACGGCGGATATGGCTGATGTCAGCCATGTCCGTTTTTAAAGAAAAGGGTAATCAGATGTTAGATATGGACAGAATCCCAAGACATGTTGCTATAGTCATGGATGGTAATGGCAGGTGGGCCGCAAAAAATAATGTACCCAGAATGGCGGGACACAATGCAGGCATGAAAGCAATGAAAGAAATTGTAAAAAGATCGTCAACTCTTGGAGTAGAACATCTTACCGTTTATGCATTTTCTACGGAGAACTGGAAACGTTCATTTGACGAAGTAAACGGCATTTTTAAACTTATTATTATTTATGTGGATAAAGAATTGAAAGAACTCCACAAAAACAATGTAAAAGTAAAAATATTGGGTGATTATTCAAAATTACCAAAAGAATCTGTAGAAAGACTGAATAAAGCTTTGAAAACTACAGAAAACAATACTGGTCTGCAGTTTAATATTGCATTAAATTATGGCAGCAGGGATGAAATTACAAAGGCTGTAACTTTAATAGGAGAGAAAATAAAGGCAGGGGTAATGGAACCTCAGGACATTACAGAGGATACCATCAGCCGCCATTTATATACAGGAGAACTCTTTAACAATATTCCAGACCCTGATTTAGTAATCAGAACCAGTGGAGAAAAGAGACTCTCTAACTATCTGCTTTGGCAGATTGCGTACAGTGAATTCGTATACACTGATGTACTATGGCCTGATTTTTCACCACAAGTATTTGAAAAGTGTATAGAAGAATACCAAAGCAGAGACAGGCGCTTTGGCGGGAGGTAAATAGTGAAAACAAGAGTATTATCAGGGTTGATTATGCTGCCCTTTGGTATATTGGTCATTTTAGGAGGCAGAGTACTGCTGCTTGCCTGTTTTGCAATAGGCATTATGAGTGTCAGGGAATTTTTCAACGGATTTAAATCCATGGATGTTAAGCCCGCTTATACACTGGCATATATCAGTGCACTGGCATTATACGGGATTAATTTGTTTACCACGGAATCCAGATGGTATATGTTATGGTTCTTTGGTGTAGTTCTTTTAAGTCTTTTGTATTTATTTAAGATGGACGAACGAAAACTTGAAGATGGTATGGCAACTATTACAGGTATCTTTTATACGATTTTCTTCTCTTTCCATGTTGCTTTAGTGGATCAGACCGGGGAGTACGGCATTCTGGTATGGCTTATATTCCTGACCGCTTTCGGAACGGATGTTATGGCCTATTTTACTGGTTATGCTTTTGGAAAACACAAGCTTTGCCCTTCAATCAGCCCGAAGAAGACTATAGAAGGTTCCGTTGGCGGTATTTTGGGAAGTGTAATCTTATGCGGCATATTTGGATATTATATGATTCCAAGACTGATAATACATTGTATTATCATAGGTGTTCTGGGAGGCGTGGTTTCTCAGTTTGGAGATTTAACGGCGTCAATTTTCAAAAGGAAGATGGGAATAAAAGACTATGGCAATCTGATTCCAGGTCATGGTGGTATACTAGACCGGTTTGACAGTGTATTATTTACAGCACCAATGGTATATTACTATATAGTATTAGTTTTATAGGGGACAGACAATGAAAAGAATCGCGATTTTAGGAAGTACTGGATCCATAGGAACACAGGCATTGGATATAATTGACAGGAACCGTAATCTGTTAAAGGTTACGGTACTTTCATGCGCAAGTAATATCCAGTTGCTTTGCCAGCAAATTGAGAAGTTTTCACCAGAAATGGTTATAGTGGATAAAGAAGATGATGCATTGCATCTAGCGGGGAAATATCGTAATCTTGAAATGTTTTATGGCATGGAAGGCCTTATAACGGCAGCGGAGTCCCAGTATGATTTGCTGCTCAATTCCCTTGTAGGAATGAGGGGACTTATACCTACATATCATGCTGTTTGCCAAGGAAGAGACATTGCACTGGCTAATAAAGAAACCCTTGTAGCAGGGGGAGAAATTGTAATGGATATGGCAGAAAAAAATCATGTTAAAATGCTGCCGGTAGATAGTGAACATAGTGCAATTTTTCAGTGTTTACAAGGAAATAAAAAGGAGCAGCTTAAAAAGATTTATCTGACAGCCTCCGGAGGTCCCTTCAGGGGCTATAACCTTGAACAGCTGGAAAGTGTGTCTTTAGAGCAAGCTCTGAAACATCCAAACTGGAGTATGGGCAGTAAAGTAACCATTGATTCTGCCACCATGATGAATAAAGGGCTTGAAGTAATAGAAGCAAAATGGCTCTTTGATGTTCCTGTATCTAAAATACAGATTGCCGTTCATCCTCAGAGTGTCATACATTCTATGGTGGAATATGCAGATAATTCTATTATAGCCCAGCTGGGGGCCCCGGATATGAGGGTACCCATCAGTTATGCTTTTGGTTATCCTGACAGAATTGAAAATACTTTTGAACCACTGGATTTATTTGGGTTAGGTTCACATCTGACTTTTGAAAAACCGGATGTAAAGGTTTTTAAAAATATAGCCATTGCATATGAAGCAGCAGAAAAAGGAGGAACCTATCCGGCTTTAATGAATGGAGCTAATGAAGCTTTAGTCCAATTGTTTTTAGAAAAAAAGATTAAATTCACAGATATTCAGAATACTATAGAAAGAATAATGAATGCACATGTGCCAACATATAATTTGGGGTTAGAAGATATTTTAGAAGCTGATAAAGCTGCTAGAAAAATGGTATATGAGCTGTTGAAATGAGGGGGTAGTAATTATGACGATTGTTTATGCATTGATAATGTTCTGCATATTGGTACTTGTACATGAGGGCGGACATTTTATTGCAGCAAAAGCAGTAGGTGTTAAGGTAAACGAATTTGCAGTAGGAATGGGACCTGTACTGCTTAAGAAAATAAAGGGAGAAACTCAGTATTCAGTGCGACTCTTTCCCATAGGCGGGTTCTGCGCCATGGAAGGAGAAGATGATGAATCGGAGGATGAACGCGCTTTTGGAAAAAGACCCATTTGGGCAAAAGCTATCATTATAGTTGCCGGTTCCTTTATGAATCTGATTTTAGCCATTGTTGTCCTGGCATGCATTGTATTTTATATTGGAATGCCTACGACGACTGTCAATGGATTTAGTGATGTGAGTCCTGCCAGAGAAGCAGGTCTGCTTTCAGGAGATAAAATCGTAAGTATCGAGCAGCATCAGGTAAAAAGCTGGAATGATATAACGGATGCTATTTCAAAGGAAAAAGGTGAAAAGATTACTATTGGCATTGACAGAAATGGCAAAGACCTGAGTTTTAGTATGGATTTGGCAAAGGAAGAAGGCACAGGCAGAAAGATAGTTGGCATATTGCCTGAAGTGTCCAGAAATCCGTTCACAGCTCTTGAAAAAGGGGCAGAATCCACCTGGATTATGACGGTTAAAATGGTAGAGGTAATAGGACAACTGGTAACAGGAGAAGTATCCACAAAAGAACTGACTGGCCCTATTGGTATAACTGTAGCAGTAAGTGATTCGGTGCGATATGGATTTATATATGTGGCAAATCTTGCTGCATTAATAAGCTTAAATCTGGCTATTGTAAATATGCTCCCATTTCCAGCTCTTGACGGTGGCCGTTTAGTATTTTTATTTATCCGTAAAATCACAGGAAGGGCCATAACGGATGATATAGAGGCAAAAGTGCATTTTGTAGGGATTATGTTGCTGTTTGCTCTGATGATTTATGTCACATGGCAGGATATTGGCAGATTTATTTTAAATTAAAAGCAGAAATATGAGGCAGAGGAAGATTTTTCTCTGTCTTTTGAATATGGAGGATATATGAAAAAAAGTGTAAGGTGCGGTGATGTTATTATCGGCGGAGGAACCCCCATATCTATTCAGTCAATGACAAATGTAGATACCAGGGATGTAAAAAAAGTAACGGACCAAATCAAGGCTCTTGAAGAGGCGGGCTGTGATATAGTCAGACTGGCAATCCCTGATATGGAGGCAGCTGAAGCATTGCTGCAAATAAAAAAGAATATAAAGATCCCCCTGGTAGCAGATATTCATTTTGATTACAGACTAGCCATTGCTGCCATAAAAAATGGGGCAGATAAAGTAAGAATAAATCCAGGAAATATCGGAAATGAAGAACGGGTGAAAGCTGTGGTGGAAGCAGCAAAGGAAAGAAAAATCCCTATTCGGGTAGGGGTTAATTCAGGATCCCTTGAAAAGGACATTTTACAAAAGAATGGAGGGGTAACGGCAGAGGGCCTGACAGAAAGTGCATTACGGCATGTGGCAATGCTTGAACAAATGGATTTTGATGATATTGTTATTTCACTTAAATCCTCAGACGTCAGACTGAACTATGAAGCCCATAAGCTGATATCTGAACAGACAGACCATCCTCTCCACATAGGTATAACGGAATCTGGAACGGTAAACAGTGGTAAACTTAAATCTGCCATTGGAATAGGAGGACTTCTGCTTGCTGGAATCGGTGATACCATGAGAGTTTCCTTAACCGGAGATCCTGTGAAAGAAGTTTATTTTGCAAGAGATATATTAAAGTCTATAGGAATAAGACCTTCTGGTATTAATCTTGTTTCATGTCCCACTTGCGGCAGGACCAGAGTTGATTTAGAAAAGATTGCCCTGCAGGTAGAAGAGGCTATTGGTAAAATTGGAGCAAAGAGGGAAGCCAGAGGGTTACCTCCTATAACTGTAGCGGTCATGGGGTGTGCGGTCAACGGACCAGGAGAGGCCAGGGAGGCTGATTTTGGAGTAGCTGGGGGAGATGGAAGAGGAATCTTGTTTGCTAAAGGTGAAATCATTAAAACTGTTTCTGAAGATAAAATTGTTGAAGAATTGGTCAAACTGATAGAAATGGCTGACAAAAAATAATTGGAGGACAAAGGCTGATGAAAACATATAAAGCAACACATATGGTAAAAATGGAAGATTTGAATCATCATCAAAGTTTATATGCGGGCAGAGGGATTGAATGGATGGTGGAAGCAGCTTTTATCGCTGCTGCTCTGGAACATGGAGAAAGGCATGGACTCCTTTACAGAAATACCCACCAGTTCAGCTTTAATAAATCTGTAGAACCAGGAGAAATAATCAGCTATTGCAGTATGCTGGTAAGGACAGGGACCACAAGTCTTACCATGAGAGTAGCCCTTATCTCTGAAGTAACAGGTGAACTGTGTGCAGAGGGATACGTTACTTTTGTTACAGTAAAACCTCATACGCATGAAAAGATAGAGCATGGGATAAAACTTGACGAAACTCATGACCAGAATGAACTGGCATGGAGGTCTAAAGCCCAGTCCTTTTTCCACAACCCGGAAAAGCCTAAATTTTAAACGTTGAGTTACTTTTCCACATACTTGGATAAAATTGTATACAATTTTATCCAGTGAGCCATGTGGATAAATAAAAAGCGTCCAAGCCTTGAAAATACCTAATTGTGGATGGATGAGATTTATTTGCGCCGAGTTATCCACAATAGGAGAGAATACTGTACAGGTATAGGGATCAAAAGCAAGTGTACAAAATCGTGGATTAGGTTTATAATATATATGGCTGTTTTACAGTATATAGAGGAAAAAATAAATTACGAACAAGGAAAACATTACATAATGAAAAATCTGATAGAAGGGATTATCAATTGGAGTAAGCTTGGAGATCATCCAAGAGAAAGTTATAAATTTTCATTGGGAAGAGCTCAGATGTCACAGGAAAGTGCAGCACTTATCCTAGATATCGAGCTCAATTTTGTTATGCCCTTTGAAGATACAGAGAAAATAAAGGCCATAGTATTAAACCAGATACAGGGCTTAAAAGAAGTGAAGCTGATTTTCAGATATAAAGATCTGGTGCAGACCCAGGAGGAAATCATAAAACTTTGCATCGACCATATGATTGATGAAGTCAATGGTGAATATGCAAGGAGTACAAAAACCATATTTTCAGAAGAATCCGTTCTAAAGGATGGGGTTCTGACGGTATATGCTCTAGGGGCAGTAGTTGTAAAAGACCTTAATGACAGAGTGGCTCAATTATTTGAACGTATATTGAAAAGAGATTTTGGGCTGGAAGTTAAGGTGGTTTTTGAGAACCATAAAGATGAATACGAAAAACTGGCAAACCAGAAAAAGAATATGGAAAAGCTGGAAGAAAAGCAGATTCTTGAGGAACAGAAAAAAGCTGCAACGCTGGTAGCTTCAAGGCCAGCAGCTGTATCCCATTCCAATAATGAAAGCGGATTTTCGGGAAATAGCAGTGGAAACAACGGTAATAAATGGCAAAAACGCAGAAAGGAAGAACCAGTAGTAGGAAATAAAATACTGGGAAATCCTATTAATACCATGCCCGTGAAGCTTTCCAGTGTAACTCAGGATAGTGGAGCGGTAACTGTAGAGGGAATTCTTTTCCGAAAAGACAGCAGAACCATTAAAAATGAAAAAAAATTAGTAACCTTACTGATAACGGATAAAAGTACTTCCCTTTGCATTAAAGCCTTTACTTCTGAAAATAAATGGAACGAAATAGATGAACATCTGAAAAATGGGAACTTTGTTAAAATCAGGGGAAATGCTGAGTGGGATACCTATGAAAACATTGTGGTAGTAATGGCTCAGGATATTGAGAAAGGCGAAATTAAAAAGAGAAAAGATACATGTGACAGAAAAAGAGTGGAACTTCATGCCCATTCTAAAATGAGCGCCATGGACGGACTTAATGAAATAAAGGACATGGTAAGAATCCATGAAGAATGGGGACATAAAGCTATGGCTCTTACAGATCATGGTGTGGTACAGGG carries:
- a CDS encoding HD-GYP domain-containing protein, translating into MKLSFNDMLYAFSYALDCVEHEMLGVTTNHGKRVAYLCILMGKYLNLPESQLIDLGACAVLHDNALTEYIQSEYIKGINIYEEKQYFNKGTHCMMGERNLKKLPLCREAQNAIMYHHENADGSGPFGKTAEETPLFAQFIHMADQIDANWDLSMISEEKYEKLMQFIAENKSILFPKNVWTRFRGPSTIKK
- a CDS encoding HD-GYP domain-containing protein, which translates into the protein MDTFQGAINYKEIANLQDEKIEGFLGASLKNTERDYSEREIKDFGEFFANIIDYKSKFTRKHSLGIAEKAAYMAKYYGYDDMDVAKMFLTGAVHDIGKLVVDKDILEKPDKLTEQEYKHIQNHAYYTYEILRKVKGLEDITKWAAHHHEKLNGKGYPFGKTADQLGFNERLMACLDVYQALTEERPYKKGFSHEKSMEILRKMVEDGSLDGSIVEDIGKVYGNCSIKNS
- the pyrH gene encoding UMP kinase gives rise to the protein MEPKYKRVLIKVSGEALAGPDKFGISDEMLLGVAAQVKEIHDLGVQIAIVVGGGNFWRGRTGQSIDRATADYMGMLATTMNAMALQDAFEKQGLPVVVQTAIAMTQIAEPYNRKKAIKYLEENNIVIFGTGTGSPFFSTDTTSALRAAEIDADVILLAKKVDAVYSADPEKDPNAVKYEQLTHKEVVEKELGVMDITAATLCMENNIAIHVFGVAEKGNMLKAVNGEKIGTIVK
- the frr gene encoding ribosome recycling factor, giving the protein MSMNVQEVLEQKMSKTISVLKEELNTVRAGRANPALLDKVMVDYYGSPTPLKNLANISAPEPRTLLITPFDQKSISDVEKAINNANLGMAPSNDGKVIRLAVPQLTEERRKELSKSVKKYGEDAKVAVRNERRDANEELKKLEKSGEITEDDLKKQLDQIQKKIDKAVKDIDDIIAAKEKEILEV
- a CDS encoding isoprenyl transferase, coding for MSVFKEKGNQMLDMDRIPRHVAIVMDGNGRWAAKNNVPRMAGHNAGMKAMKEIVKRSSTLGVEHLTVYAFSTENWKRSFDEVNGIFKLIIIYVDKELKELHKNNVKVKILGDYSKLPKESVERLNKALKTTENNTGLQFNIALNYGSRDEITKAVTLIGEKIKAGVMEPQDITEDTISRHLYTGELFNNIPDPDLVIRTSGEKRLSNYLLWQIAYSEFVYTDVLWPDFSPQVFEKCIEEYQSRDRRFGGR
- a CDS encoding phosphatidate cytidylyltransferase, translating into MKTRVLSGLIMLPFGILVILGGRVLLLACFAIGIMSVREFFNGFKSMDVKPAYTLAYISALALYGINLFTTESRWYMLWFFGVVLLSLLYLFKMDERKLEDGMATITGIFYTIFFSFHVALVDQTGEYGILVWLIFLTAFGTDVMAYFTGYAFGKHKLCPSISPKKTIEGSVGGILGSVILCGIFGYYMIPRLIIHCIIIGVLGGVVSQFGDLTASIFKRKMGIKDYGNLIPGHGGILDRFDSVLFTAPMVYYYIVLVL
- a CDS encoding 1-deoxy-D-xylulose-5-phosphate reductoisomerase, encoding MKRIAILGSTGSIGTQALDIIDRNRNLLKVTVLSCASNIQLLCQQIEKFSPEMVIVDKEDDALHLAGKYRNLEMFYGMEGLITAAESQYDLLLNSLVGMRGLIPTYHAVCQGRDIALANKETLVAGGEIVMDMAEKNHVKMLPVDSEHSAIFQCLQGNKKEQLKKIYLTASGGPFRGYNLEQLESVSLEQALKHPNWSMGSKVTIDSATMMNKGLEVIEAKWLFDVPVSKIQIAVHPQSVIHSMVEYADNSIIAQLGAPDMRVPISYAFGYPDRIENTFEPLDLFGLGSHLTFEKPDVKVFKNIAIAYEAAEKGGTYPALMNGANEALVQLFLEKKIKFTDIQNTIERIMNAHVPTYNLGLEDILEADKAARKMVYELLK
- the rseP gene encoding RIP metalloprotease RseP gives rise to the protein MTIVYALIMFCILVLVHEGGHFIAAKAVGVKVNEFAVGMGPVLLKKIKGETQYSVRLFPIGGFCAMEGEDDESEDERAFGKRPIWAKAIIIVAGSFMNLILAIVVLACIVFYIGMPTTTVNGFSDVSPAREAGLLSGDKIVSIEQHQVKSWNDITDAISKEKGEKITIGIDRNGKDLSFSMDLAKEEGTGRKIVGILPEVSRNPFTALEKGAESTWIMTVKMVEVIGQLVTGEVSTKELTGPIGITVAVSDSVRYGFIYVANLAALISLNLAIVNMLPFPALDGGRLVFLFIRKITGRAITDDIEAKVHFVGIMLLFALMIYVTWQDIGRFILN
- the ispG gene encoding flavodoxin-dependent (E)-4-hydroxy-3-methylbut-2-enyl-diphosphate synthase, with the protein product MKKSVRCGDVIIGGGTPISIQSMTNVDTRDVKKVTDQIKALEEAGCDIVRLAIPDMEAAEALLQIKKNIKIPLVADIHFDYRLAIAAIKNGADKVRINPGNIGNEERVKAVVEAAKERKIPIRVGVNSGSLEKDILQKNGGVTAEGLTESALRHVAMLEQMDFDDIVISLKSSDVRLNYEAHKLISEQTDHPLHIGITESGTVNSGKLKSAIGIGGLLLAGIGDTMRVSLTGDPVKEVYFARDILKSIGIRPSGINLVSCPTCGRTRVDLEKIALQVEEAIGKIGAKREARGLPPITVAVMGCAVNGPGEAREADFGVAGGDGRGILFAKGEIIKTVSEDKIVEELVKLIEMADKK
- a CDS encoding acyl-CoA thioesterase gives rise to the protein MKTYKATHMVKMEDLNHHQSLYAGRGIEWMVEAAFIAAALEHGERHGLLYRNTHQFSFNKSVEPGEIISYCSMLVRTGTTSLTMRVALISEVTGELCAEGYVTFVTVKPHTHEKIEHGIKLDETHDQNELAWRSKAQSFFHNPEKPKF